From the Aminivibrio sp. genome, one window contains:
- a CDS encoding alpha/beta fold hydrolase — protein MATLILASMPLLNDVELYYEVHGVDGPPLLLVAGPASDVSSRQTVLPGLSEHFRVIVVDNRGIGRSLPADAPVTVDLMADDCAALIDHLGFGPVHVLGHSMGGFTALSLAARYPEKVRKLVIAASGVKSSSRNTLLFSDLADRYERGGDLTDFFRTVFYWIFTPAFFEDEDTVKGAVEFALSYPFPQAPVSFRKQVNAIAAFDGRDSAASVRAPALVLAGSEDLLFSPSAGRTLAEKLPRGKFLAIEGAAHSIHAENPKEFAEAVLSFLKEGDNP, from the coding sequence ATGGCTACGCTGATCCTGGCCTCCATGCCGTTGCTGAACGACGTGGAGCTGTATTACGAGGTTCACGGCGTCGACGGGCCTCCGCTGCTGCTCGTTGCCGGTCCGGCATCGGACGTTTCGAGCCGGCAGACGGTTCTGCCCGGGCTGTCGGAGCATTTCCGGGTGATTGTCGTGGACAACCGGGGAATCGGCCGCTCCCTTCCCGCCGATGCCCCCGTCACGGTGGACCTCATGGCGGACGACTGCGCCGCCCTGATCGACCATCTCGGGTTCGGTCCCGTCCACGTGCTGGGCCATTCCATGGGGGGCTTCACAGCCCTGAGCCTTGCCGCCCGGTACCCTGAAAAGGTGAGAAAGCTGGTAATAGCTGCTTCGGGTGTGAAAAGCTCCTCCAGAAACACCCTGCTCTTCTCCGACCTGGCCGACCGGTACGAGAGGGGAGGGGACCTGACCGACTTTTTCCGGACCGTTTTTTACTGGATTTTTACCCCCGCTTTTTTCGAGGACGAGGACACGGTGAAAGGCGCCGTGGAATTTGCTCTCTCCTATCCCTTTCCCCAGGCTCCCGTCTCGTTCCGGAAGCAGGTGAACGCCATCGCGGCCTTCGACGGCCGGGACTCTGCCGCCTCCGTCCGCGCTCCCGCGCTGGTTTTGGCCGGCTCGGAAGATCTTCTGTTTTCCCCTTCCGCAGGCCGGACGCTGGCAGAAAAGCTTCCCCGGGGAAAGTTCCTGGCCATTGAAGGAGCAGCCCATTCCATCCACGCAGAAAACCCGAAGGAATTCGCCGAAGCGGTGCTTTCCTTTCTGAAAGAGGGAGACAATCCATGA
- a CDS encoding TRAP transporter small permease: MKLLNGVMKLFDRLAFAVVALLMGAMGIIAFMAVVYRFILHDPITWSEEAARYMMVWVTFLGAGYAMGKGRHIGVTLFVEKLPEGARRKVTFLAEIIIMVFLAAVTVQGINLMISLRSQTSPAMDFPMWIPYLAIPVGSVYMFLHLLALVLSKSGQAISTADIELEAALKGKEGPER, encoded by the coding sequence GTGAAGCTCTTGAACGGAGTCATGAAATTGTTCGACCGGCTCGCTTTCGCGGTAGTGGCCCTGCTGATGGGAGCCATGGGAATTATCGCTTTTATGGCGGTTGTTTACAGGTTTATCCTTCATGATCCCATAACGTGGTCGGAGGAAGCGGCGCGGTACATGATGGTCTGGGTGACCTTTCTCGGCGCGGGATACGCCATGGGAAAGGGCAGGCATATCGGCGTCACCTTGTTCGTGGAAAAACTCCCCGAGGGAGCGCGGCGGAAGGTGACCTTCCTGGCGGAGATCATTATCATGGTCTTCCTCGCCGCCGTTACCGTTCAGGGAATCAACCTCATGATCAGTCTCAGGAGCCAGACGTCCCCCGCCATGGATTTCCCCATGTGGATTCCCTACCTGGCCATTCCCGTGGGCTCGGTGTACATGTTCCTGCACCTGCTGGCCCTGGTGCTGTCCAAATCGGGCCAGGCAATTTCCACGGCGGACATTGAACTCGAAGCCGCGCTGAAAGGAAAGGAGGGACCGGAGCGATGA
- a CDS encoding TRAP transporter large permease, with product MTYLMIFAFTVCFFMGIPLALVMGITGIVVLIAMGVPLQLVAQRMFTGIDSFPLMAVPFFILAGDLMNRGGTTIRIIGFANSLVGHIRGGLAHACVVANMIFAGISGSSVADASAIGSIMIPSMEKSGYDLDFSAALNSAAATIGPIIPPSIIMVIYGVSVNVSVGGLFAAGFVPGILMGLALMIVVSRVSKKKNYPMSEGFSGRRVASEFKSSLWALMAPIIILGGILGGVFTPTEAAAVAVIYSFFVGKFVFREIAWKDVPHILFQSGITTGAILLIISLANVFAWVIAANQIPVKLSSLFLSATTNPYVFLLIVNILLLIVGMFMETGAAIILLAPILAPIAAKLGIHPLHFGFMMVLNLAIGMATPPVGVCLFVSCGITGLSLEKVSAAVMRFVLAQIAILILVTYVAPISLFLPRMLGFIR from the coding sequence ATGACCTACCTGATGATTTTCGCCTTCACCGTCTGCTTTTTCATGGGCATTCCCCTCGCCCTGGTAATGGGTATCACGGGCATCGTTGTCCTGATTGCAATGGGAGTTCCCCTCCAGCTTGTAGCCCAGAGGATGTTCACGGGTATCGATTCCTTTCCTCTCATGGCGGTTCCCTTCTTTATCCTTGCCGGCGACCTGATGAACCGGGGAGGTACCACCATCCGGATCATCGGCTTCGCGAACAGCCTTGTGGGGCATATACGGGGAGGGCTCGCCCACGCATGCGTGGTGGCGAACATGATTTTTGCGGGAATCAGCGGCTCGTCCGTAGCAGACGCTTCTGCAATAGGCTCTATCATGATTCCCTCAATGGAAAAGAGCGGGTACGACCTGGATTTCAGCGCGGCTCTCAACAGCGCGGCGGCGACCATAGGCCCCATCATCCCGCCGAGCATCATCATGGTCATCTACGGAGTGTCGGTGAACGTCTCCGTGGGCGGCCTCTTTGCAGCGGGGTTTGTCCCGGGAATTCTTATGGGCCTTGCCCTGATGATCGTCGTATCCCGGGTTTCAAAGAAGAAAAATTACCCCATGTCCGAAGGCTTTTCCGGCAGGCGGGTGGCATCGGAATTCAAATCATCCCTGTGGGCTCTCATGGCACCGATCATCATCCTCGGGGGAATCCTCGGGGGGGTTTTCACCCCCACGGAGGCGGCGGCGGTAGCGGTAATCTACTCTTTCTTTGTCGGGAAGTTCGTCTTCAGGGAGATCGCCTGGAAAGACGTTCCCCATATTCTTTTCCAGAGCGGCATCACCACAGGGGCGATCCTTCTGATCATTTCCCTGGCAAACGTGTTCGCCTGGGTCATCGCGGCGAACCAGATTCCCGTGAAGCTGTCGTCCCTTTTCCTGTCGGCCACCACCAATCCCTATGTCTTTCTCCTCATCGTGAACATCCTGCTGCTCATCGTGGGCATGTTCATGGAGACCGGGGCGGCCATCATCCTGCTTGCCCCCATCCTGGCTCCTATCGCAGCAAAGCTCGGGATACATCCGCTTCATTTCGGTTTCATGATGGTGCTGAATCTTGCCATCGGGATGGCCACACCTCCTGTTGGGGTCTGTCTCTTCGTGAGCTGCGGCATCACGGGATTGAGCCTGGAAAAGGTATCGGCGGCGGTGATGCGGTTTGTCCTTGCCCAGATCGCCATCCTGATTCTCGTCACCTACGTGGCGCCCATATCCCTCTTCCTGCCGAGAATGCTCGGGTTTATCCGGTGA